The genomic DNA aagtaagaactttacactactttatattagaaatggcaacagcggaggatgaatgtaccataacaagaagatagagaaaaagaagaagcttacggACTACAAATGCGGACccatgcaatttttcaggatttatgcagatcccaaatacagatcagcaggtaccagaatgtaagaaaagttgcttttgcataatattgcgaaacaaaacgccagataatgtcataccttatacacacaccataataatacttgtatgttgaggtACATCAAACGGTGTAGCCTCCACGTATCTctgatgtttgactgccatctactggtcacacttatcattacaccatgtaccaaataaaattgcttcgaggtgggtaagcacaaccaaacttattccgtacattaggcgcaccggtttataatgcgcactgtcgagttttgatgaaaaaataatattttagttgcgccttatagtccgaaaaatacggtaagttgcagGTTAgacctgggccgataacaaattttgctggacgatatattgacctacaaattattgccgataaacgatatCATTACCATTCTTTTTTGGAGACTAaattacccagcaggcacaagacaatgttgttgagaacttgttgaattaggtcctgacgttaagcaactcaaacctaacgttgaaatacAAGTGGCAATACAAGTGGCAATCACCTGTGATTGAGATgtttgagaaatttcaagtcaatctaaCTTATGAGGACCGGTAAaagcgccaccatgtggtgtacTTTTCAGAACAATAACACATGCAACATTGTGTGTACTGTAcactattgattttgaatggaggTGTAAAAGACAAGCCAAGGTAGCTGATGTCAGCATTTCTGTTCTGTTGGCTCGCAGTGCGGCCTCGTTTCACGCAGCCCGCCAAGATGAGGAAGCGCGTCATCGCTCGGCCGGTGGGCAGCTCCGTGCGCCTCAAGTGCGCCGCCAGCGGCAACCCTCGGCCCGACATCGTGTGGCTGAAGGACGGCCGGCCGCTGGCGGGGGGCGAGGGAGGCGGCGCTGGCGAAGGCGAGGAGGCGGGCGGGAAGAAGAAGTGGACTCTGAGTCTGAGGAGCCTGGCGCCGGAGCATAGCGGCAAATACACGTGTCACGTGACCAACCCGGCGGGCCACATCAACGCCACCTACAAAGTAGAAGTCATACGTGAGTTGTCCGccatcataaatatatatatatatatttatatatatatatatatatatatatatatatatatatatatatatatatatatatatatatatatatatatatactttttttttttaatatgtgtttgtgtgtgtgtgatatatatatgtacagtgtatataaaatataattatatttatattgacatatatatgtaattttgaatatatacagtatgtataattaTAACTATACACGTAGTAAagtattaattatatattgtaattattattatagttatgtTGTCATActaattgtgtatatatgtatgtaatatatgtaaatatgtgtataaatatatattatagatttatgtaaatatgtgttttatgtataaatatatacagtatatctaatatatatttatatatattttttgtatacaattataaatatatacaatatgtataattatatgtatatacttatttACATATGGTATTATATATttcaattattattgttataattattatattatgattatatatgtgtgtgtgtgtatgtgcgtgtgtgtaatatatggaaatatgtatataaatatacacagtatatgtaatgtataattatatttatatatgtattatatatatatatatatatatatatatatatatatatatatatatttattattataattattatttcataataattccgtatatatatgtatttaaatttATGCTtatgtaaatatttgttttatatatgatatttatatttattgtaataaatatttatatgtaaatatatatgtcgtgtgtatatatatatatataattataaatatatacagtatgtataattagatgtatatacacatattaacatATTATATTATGAtgatcataatatatatatatatatatatatatatataataaaaagtaaacttggatatactttagagtagtcagtgtacagcttgtatagctgCAGCACTGAAAAAAGGTCAACCTCCATTCTTGTCTATCTAACTGACAACAAGTGAGTATTTGTGTCTTGCCTACAATCAAGCATGGTGGCGGTGACGTCACGCTTCAAGGCTGCACGAGTGTTGTGAGCACTgagggagctgtggttcattaaGGGCAAATGTTGAACTTTTCCTTTGAGATCCAGTGAAAAGGAGTCATTATTGACCAAATGCTGCCTTATAATGTCACAATACGTGTTGGAATTCCCTTTGCCCTCTCAATGAACCGCCGCtctgcagcactcgtgcagcccccgACCATGACGCAACCACCACCGTGCTTTCTTCTCACTTGTGCTGCCGTGTTGATTGGAGCGTGTGTGCGTCCACAGAGCGCACCAACTCCAAACCCATCCTGACGGGCACCCACCCGGTCAACACCACCGTGGACTACGGAGGAACCACCTCACTGCAGTGCAAAGTGCGCAGTGACGTCAAGCCCGTCATCCAGTGGCTGAAGAGAGTGGAAGCCGGAGACGAGGGCAAGTTCAACTCCACCATCGAGGTACATACTGGGTCGTCACCAGAACCAGAACCGGTAGCGCCGCCGGGTTGGCACTTTAAGAACCAGCTGAGCAATGGGAGGATGAGTGTGTCGTTCATGAGTGCTTGTCATCCAGGTGGGGGACCATCACTTTGTGGTTCTGCCCACTGGGGAGGTCTGGTCCCGACCCGACGGATCTTATCTCAACAAGCTGCTGATAACGCGAGCCAAGAAGGAGGACGCCGGCATGTACATCTGTCTGGGCGCCAACACCATGGGCTACAGCTTCAGGAGCGCCTACCTCACCGTCACGCCAGGTGCtgcacacacctgtcgctgaagAAAATGCCATGAAATTACTAAAGAAGGACAATCTAAATAATGTCTTTTaattaccaaaaagttctattaacTAACTGAGAAAATGCCATGAAGTTACTAAAGAAGGACAATCTAAATAATGTCTTTTAATTACTAAAAAGTTTTATTAACTAACTGAGAAAATGCCATGAAATTACTGAAGAATGCCATTAAATTACTAGAGTGTCATTTAATTACTTTAAAATGCCATTAAATTATTCCAAAATACCaataaattactaaaaaaaaacgtTCCTTCAATTActaagaaaaaaatacattaaataactAAAAATGCCATTATATTACTAAAGTACTTAACAATGCCATTAAATTAGTCAAAAATGTaattagataaataaaaaaagtaattgaatcacTGAAAAAGCCATTAAATTACGAAAGAACATTTACCTTAAATAactaaaaaatccatccatccatccatccatccatcttcttccgcttatccgaggtcgggtcgcgggggcagcagcctaagcagggaagcccagacttccctctccccagccacttcgtccagctcttcctgtgggaccccgaggcgttcccaggccagccgggagacatagtcttcccaacgtgtcctgggtcttcctcgcggcctcctaccggtcagacgtgccctaaacacctccctagggaggcgttcgggtggcatcctgaccagatgcccgaaccacctcatctggctcctctcgatgtggaggagcagcggctttactttgagctccctccggatggcagagcttctcaccctatctctaagggagagccccgccacccggcggaggaaactcatttcggccgcttgtacccgtgatcttgtcctttcggtcataacccaaagctcatgaccataggtgaggatgggaacgtagatcgaccggtaaattgagagctttgccttccggctcagctccttcttcaccacaacggaccgatacagcgtccgcattactgaagacgccgcaccgatccgcctgtcgatctcacgattcactcttccctcactcgtgaacaagactccgaggtacttgaactcctccacttggggcaagatctcctccccaacccggagatggcactccaccctttttcgggcgagaaccatggactcggacttggaggtgctgattttcatcccagtcgcttcacactcagctgcgaaccgatccagtgagagctgaagatcctggccagatgaagccatcaggaccacatcatctgcaaaaagcagagacctaatcctgcagccaccaaaccagatcccctcaacgccttgactgcgcctagaaattctgtccataaaggttatgaacagaatcggtgacaaagggcagccttggcggagtccaaccctcactggaaacgtgtccgacttactaccggcaatgcggaccaagctctggcactgatcatacagggagcggactgccacaatcagacagtccgataccccatactctctgagcactccccacaggacttcccgagggacacggtcgaatgctttctccaagtccacaaaacacatgtagactggttgggcaaactcccatgcaccctcaaggaccctgccgagagtatagagcaggtccacagttccacgaccaggacgaaaaccacactgttcctcctgaatccgaggttcgactatccggcgtagcctcctctccagtacacctgaatagaccttaccgggaaggctgaggagtgtgatcccacgatagttagaacacaccctccggttcccctttttaaagagaggaaccaccaccccggtctgccaatccagtggtaccgcccccgatgtccacgcgatgctgcagagtcttgtcaaccaagacagccccacagcatccagagccttaaggaactccgggcggatctcatctacccccggggccttgccaccgaggagctttttaactacctcagcaacctcagccccagaaataggagagcccaccacagactccccaggcactgtttcctcataggaagacgtgttggtgggattgaggaggtcttcgaagtattccctccacccatccacaacatccgcagtcgaggtcagcagaacaccatcctcgccatacacggtgttgatagtgcactgcttccccttcctgaggcggcggatggtggtccagaattgcttcgaagccgtccggaagtcgttttccatggcctcaccgaactcctcccatgtccgagtttttgcctctgcgaccgctgaagccgcacaccgcttggcctgtcggtacctgtccgctgcctcaggagtcctatgagccaaaagaacccgataggactccttcttcagcttgacggcatccctcaccgccggtgtccaccaacgggttctaggattaccgccacgacaagcaccaactaccttgcggccacagctccaatcagccgcctcgacaatagaggcgcggaacatggtccattcggactcaatgtccagcacctccctcgtgacatgttcaaagttcttccggaggtgggaattgaaactctctctgacaggagactctgccagacgttcccagcaaaccctcacaatgcgtttgggcctgccaggtctgtccggcatcctcccccaccatcgcagccaactcaccaccaggtggtgatcggtagaaagctccgcccctctcttcacccgagtgtccaaaacatgaggccgcaaatccgatgacacaactacaaagtcgatcatggaactgcggcctagggtgtcctggtgccaagtgcacatatggacacccttatgtttgaacatggtgttcgttatggacaatctgtgacgggcacaaaagtccaataacaaaacaccgctcgggttcagatccgggcagccattcttcccaatcacacctctccaggtttcactgtcgctgccaacatgagcattgaagtcccccagtagaacgagggaatcacccgggggagcactctcaagtactccctctagtgaatccaaaaagggtgggtactctgagctgcggcttggcgcgtaagcgcaaaccacagtcaggacccgttccccaacCCGAAGGCGgacggaagctaccctctcgtccaccgggttgaactccaacgtacaggctctgagcctgggggaaacaagaattgccaccccagcccgtcgcctctcactgccggcaacgccagagtggaagagagtccagcccctctcgagagaactggttccagagccctagtcggaacttctccacctcgcgcactagctcaggctccttcccccccagcgaggtgacgttccacgtcccaagagctagcttctgtagctgaggatcggaccgccaagtgccctgccctcggcttccgcccagctcacatcgcacccgacctctatggcccctgctatgggtggtgagcccattggaggggggacccacgttgcctcttcgggctgtgcccggccgggccccatggggaaaggcccggccaccaggcgctcgccatcgtgccccacctccgggcctggctccagaggggggccccggtgacccgcgtccaggcaagggaaatctgggttccttaatcGTTTtcatcatagaggtcttcgagctgctctttgtctgatccctcacctaggaccagtttgtcttgggagaccctaccagggggcatcaagcccccggacaagcTTGCATGAACACATTGCTCGTATACAAGAAAATGCCaataaattactaaaaaaaatgcaattaaattacaaaaaatacttttaatttaCAAAAATATCCATTAAATAcctaaaaataccattatttacttttaaaaaaatgcataggaaatatctaaaaatgcaatTAAGATACgaaaaaaatgcaattaaattACTAAAGAAGGACAatctaaatgtattttaattacTAAAAAGTTCTATTGACTAACAGAAAATGCCTTGAAATTACTGAAGAATGCCATTAAATTACTAGAGTGCCATTTAATTACTTTAAAATGCCATTTATATATTCGAAAATACCATTAAATTACTAAAAAAGTTCATTCAATTACTAAGaaaaattaacagtaaataaCTAAAATGCCATGAAATTACTAAAGAAGGAGGACAATTGGGtactaaataatgtattttaattaCTAAAAAATTCTATTAACTAACTGAGAAAATGCCATTAAATTACTAGAGTGCCATTTAATTACTTTAAAATGCCATTAAGTTATTCCAAAATACCATTAAATTACTAAAAAAGTTCATTAAATTACTAAAAAAGTTCATTCAATTACTAAGAAAAAATAACAGTAAATAACTAAAAATGCAGTGAAATTATTAAAGGACAATTGGGtactaaataatgtattttaattacaaaaaatgtCTATCAACTTACTGAGAAAATGCCTTGAAATTactgaagagctggacgaagtggctggggagaggaaagtctgggcttccctgcttaggctgctgcccccgcgacccggaagaagacggacggacggacggaccatTAAATTACTAGAGTGCCATTTAATAACTTTAAAATTCCATTAATATATTCAAAAATGCCATTAAATTACTAAAAAAGTTCATTCAATTACTAAGAAAAATTAACATTAAATAACTAAAAATGCCATTAAATTACTAAAGTACTTAAAAATGCCATTAAATTAGTCAAAAATTTCATTAAATTATAATGTAATTGAATCACTGAATAAGCCATTAAAGCCATGAATGTCATTTTTTGTAaatgacatttacaaaaaatgcggtatatttaccaaaacaaaaacattaagttacaaaaaaaattaatttaataattaaaatgcCTTTAAATTCCAAAAATACAATTGAATTACATTAAATAactaaaaatgttattaaattgcTAATGTACTTAAAAATGCCattaaattagtaaaaaaaaatgccatcacATTTCTAAATAAAAGTTATTGAATCACTGAAAAAGCCatttaaaattacaaataaaattgACGTTAAATAACTAGAAAATGCcaataaattacaaaaacaatgcaattaaattacaaaaaataattttaaatgacaaaaatatccATTAAATACCTACAAATACCATTATTTACTAAATTGCTTTAGAAATATCTTAAAACGCGATTaagatacaaaataaaatatgccaTTAAATTACTAAAGAATTCCATTTAAATTACTAATAGGTTTAATTACAATACAGGGGAAATGCCATTAAATTGGCAGACATTAAATTACATAAAACTGCcattaaattacaaaaaataccattaaatcacaaaaaaatgttgtatgtttaccaaaacaaaaacattaagttacaaaaattttaatttaataattaaaatgcctttaaattacaaaaatacaattgaattacattaaataattataatttataTGAAATTACTTAAGTATTGCCATTAAATGATTCAAAAATGTCATTAAATtactaaaagaaaagttattGAATCACTGAAAATGCCATTAAATTACAAAAGAAAATTGACGTTAAATAACTAAAAAAtgacaaattacaaaaaaaatgcaattaaattacaaaaaaaaaatttaattacaaATATATCCATTAAATACCTAAATATACCataaatttactttaaaaaatattgatttggaaatatctaaaaatgcaaaTAAATTACTAAACAAAAATGCCACTAAATTCCTAAAGAATGctatttaaaatgcaaaaatatTGATATTAAATAACTATAAGTGGCATTCAATTGATAACGAACGCCATTTAAAATACTAAAAAGTTTGATTAACTTActcaaaaaatggcattaaatcACAATGGAATGCCATTTAAATGATCAAAAAGTCCCATTAAATCACTTCGAAAATTGCaatttattttaaaacaaaatgccttttaaataactaaaaatgaCTTAGAAGTACAAAGTTGCCCTTAGATAACTAAAAATTCAATAAACTACTAAAACATCACATTACATTAATAAATATGCCATTTAAGAAATACAAAATGCCAATAAATGACTTttaaaaaatccaataaatagcTATGTAATATGTAATACCTATAAATGACATGTAATGACTAAAAACGACATTAAATTACTAAAAAATCAGAGTAAGTAATCAAAAAtgccattaaattataaaataattaggACATTTACTGACTAAAAAAGTTGTGACAAATTTACATCAGACATTtaatcaataataaaaatataattaatatatttattcatcTGCTCTTTGGCTTTAAGTAATAattgtattggttttatatttattgaaATATTCTACAACTTGGGGTTGAATAAATCTTTTTCAAATGAATGAATTCCTCTGCGTTGAATAAGAAGTGTGTCTTCCTTCCAGATGTGACGCCCCAAAACAACTTGGTGGTTTCAGCGGCGTCCCCCAGCCTCCCCTGGCCCGTCATCATCGGGATACCAGCGGGCGTGGCCTTCATCCTGGGCACCGCCCTCCTCTGGTTCTGCCGGTCCAAACGCCCCTGCGCCGCCTCGTCTCCCCCCGCGTCTTCCGCTCCGCCCGCAGCCCAGCGCCTCCCGGTGGCGGGCCGGGAGCGAGCGTGCCCTCCCGCTCAGCCGGGCGGCGCGGACAAGGAGCGCCTGTCCTACGAGGACTACGTGGCCCACCAGCAGCAGCAGCTGCTCGCCAAGGCCGGCGGCGGCCCCGCCCCCAAACTCTACCCTAAAATCTACACGGACGTCCACACGCACACGCACTCGCACGTGGACGGTAAAGTGCACCAGCACCAACACATCCACTACCAGTGTTAGCGCACAAACGCCGACTTTTGGCGCACCAGTGAAGAATGTAaagatttttattttcaaaagtgTTGTTTTTATTTGAGAACGTTGGCGTCGTGTTCAACGTTTGACTTCTCGAGCTCGCCTTTCTCGTGCATCGTCCAGCACGGTTATATAgcatttagcatgtagcatttagCATGCACAGCTGTATGAGTTTTCTATGAATATGACCATCCAGCTCTGCAGGTGTTCCTAATATTGTGGCCGTGGCTGCGATCAAATCTTCCTTTATGAACCTGTGAAGCTTTTTTTCGTACTTGTATTGTATCGTTCGTATTTGTACGGTCGTTAAGATGTATTATAGCAGCATTATttttgcctcttttttttttaattacaaaaacTCCAAACTAAGGCTTTAAGGAAAACAAGCGGACTTTCTCTCCGGTTTGTAGCGATTAAGAAAACACATATTTTGCCATATTGGCGATGAACGGTTACCCCCCTGTTGGCCGTTGGAGGAACTGCAGAGCTACTTCCACTCTTAGGTGCTTTCAAATGTTTACTTGTGTTGAACCCATTAAAACAGGGTTGTCCAACAAGCGGCCCACGGTACATACTTTTCATCAAATTACTAATAACTAGTAATACTGCTCATTTTTCTACTAAAAATAccatttaaaaaatctaaaaatgtAATTTAGTGATTACTAAATGCCATTAAACGACCCCAAAATGCACGATATATATGTAGAATATGAATTACTTAAAATAATgtcaaaaaagtattttaaaatgccaatacattaaaaaaatgccaTCAAACTACCTCAAACCTCCCATTAAATTAATAGAAAAATTACTATTAACCATTAAATGACCCAAAATTCcgatacaattacaaaaaatacccATTAAAAATAATctcaaaaaaagattttaaaatgcCAATAAATTAAAGACAATGCCATCAAATTAACTTGAAGCTcccattaaaataatttaaaaaaagatactaTTGACTACAAATGCCATTAAATGACCCAAAATTCCAATAGAATTACAAAAAATACCCATTAAAATACtataacaatatcattaaataCTGAAGAAAGTcaataaattgcaaaaaaaaccctCCAGAAAATGTTGTTAAATTACCCAAAAATTCACAATCAATTTTTTAAAGATTGTCATAAATTACCttcaaaaataacaatgaataattaaaaatggcaataaattatttaaacaaattGCCATTAAATTACCCCAAAATTccagattatttacaaaaaatccaTTAAATCATAAAAACAATGTCGTTAAATAACGAAAGAAAGTCATTAAATTGCACGTAAAAGATAAATtacttaaaataataaaaaataaaaaaatgtaaatgccaataaattaaatacaatgccATCAAATTACCTTGAAACTCccattaaaataattttaaaaaagatACTATTGACTACAAATGCCATTAAATGACCCAAAATTccaatacaattacaaaaaatacccATTAAAATACTATAACAATGCCGTTAAATACTAAAGAAAGTcattaaattgcaaaaaaatacTCCAGAAAATGTTGTTAAATTACCCAAAAATTCACAATCAATTTTTTAAAGATTGTCATAAATTAccttaaaaaataacaatgaataattaaaaaatggcaataaattatttaaacaaattGCCATTAAATTACCCCAAAATTccagattatttacaaaaaatccaTTAAATCATAAAAACAATGTCGTTAAATAACGAAAGAAAGTCATTAAATTGCACGTAAAAGATAAATtacttaaaataataaaaaataaaaaaatgtaaatgccaataaattaaatacaatgccATCAAATTACCTTGAAACTCCCATTAAAGTAATTTTAAAAAAGATACTATTGACTACAAATGCCATTAAATGACCCAAAATTccaatacaattacaaaaaatacccATTAAAATACTATAACAATGCCGTTAAATACTAAAGAAAGTcattaaattgcaaaaaaatacTCCAGAAAATGTTGTTAAATTACCCAAAAATTCACAATCAATTTTTTAAAGATTGTcataaattacttttaaaaataacaataaataattaaaaaatggcaAATTATTTAAACAAATTGCCATTAAATTACCCCAAAATTccagattatttacaaaaaatccaTTAAATCATAAAAACAATGTCGTTAAATAACGAAAGAAAGTCATTAAATTGCACGTAAAAGATAAATtacttaaaataatttaaaaaaaaatgtttaagtgcCAATAAATTAAAGACAATGCCATCAAATTACCTTGAAGCTcccattaaaataatttaaaaaaagatactaTTGACTACAAATGCCATTAAATGACCCAAAATTccaatacaattacaaaaaataccaATTAAAATACTATAACAATGCCATTAAATACTAAAGAAAGTcattaaattgcaaaaaaaatactCCAGAAAATGTTGTTAAATTATCCAAAAATTCACAATCAATTTTTTAAAGATTGTcataaattacttttaaaaataacattaaataattaaacaatggcaataaattatttaaacaaattGCCATTAAATTACCCCAAAATTccagattatttacaaaaaaatccatTAAATCATAAAAACAATGTCGTTAAATAACGAAAGAAAGTCATTAAATTGCAAAATAAATACTCCAGAAAATGTTGTTAAATTACTCAAAAATTCACAATCAATTTGTTAAAGATTGTcataaattacttttaaaaataacaatacctaaaaaaaaaatgccaataaatTCTTTAAACAAAATGCCATTACACTACTCAAAAATGCACAATTTACATGTAAAAGATAAATTACTTAAAATAatctcaaaaaaatattttaaaatgccaAAAAATTAAAGACAATGCCATCAAATTACCTTGAAGCTCccattaaaataattttaaaaaagatACTATTGACTACAAATGCCATTAAATGACCCAAAATTccaatacaattacaaaaaatacccATTAAAATACTATAACAATGCCGTTAAATACTAAAGAAAGTcattaaattgcaaaaaaatacTCCAGAAAATGTTAAATTACCCAAAAATTcacaatcaatttttttttaattgtcataaattacttttaaaaataacaaataattaaaaaatggcaataaattatttaaacaaatcGCCATTAAATTACCCCAAAATTccagattattt from Nerophis lumbriciformis linkage group LG16, RoL_Nlum_v2.1, whole genome shotgun sequence includes the following:
- the fgfrl1a gene encoding fibroblast growth factor receptor-like 1a, producing MRPGSVCLLLLLLLLLESLLMCSAARGPPRVSERVAHRQSVRLGRTMKLPCPVEGDPPPLIMWTKDDRNIHSGWTRFRVLQHGLRIKDVEAGDAGTYICKATNGFGSVNVNFSLIIIDDSGSRAAGSGSEHAPELSLKLVRPRFTQPAKMRKRVIARPVGSSVRLKCAASGNPRPDIVWLKDGRPLAGGEGGGAGEGEEAGGKKKWTLSLRSLAPEHSGKYTCHVTNPAGHINATYKVEVIQRTNSKPILTGTHPVNTTVDYGGTTSLQCKVRSDVKPVIQWLKRVEAGDEGKFNSTIEVGDHHFVVLPTGEVWSRPDGSYLNKLLITRAKKEDAGMYICLGANTMGYSFRSAYLTVTPDVTPQNNLVVSAASPSLPWPVIIGIPAGVAFILGTALLWFCRSKRPCAASSPPASSAPPAAQRLPVAGRERACPPAQPGGADKERLSYEDYVAHQQQQLLAKAGGGPAPKLYPKIYTDVHTHTHSHVDGKVHQHQHIHYQC